From Saccharothrix espanaensis DSM 44229, the proteins below share one genomic window:
- a CDS encoding substrate-binding domain-containing protein: MAGIASRTRADWRVALVVPLQGPAGLFGPSCEAIAELAARELNAEGGLLGREVSVEVVDGGDAPERVAARMRDLVAEGRVDAVSGWHISSVRNAIAPVVAGRVPYIYTSLYEGGERRPGIFCCGETPRLQLAPALEWLRDNAGVRDWFVVGDDYVWPHTSAAAVRRYAHELDLRIAGEAFVRLGTADMSRVIGQVERSSCDGVLMLLVGQDAVEFNRRFAARGLHERLVRFSPLMEENMLLASGCDATRNLFVSAAYFRSMVNADAMDLLGRYVGLHGPAAPALNNAAESCYEGLRTMASLVRRAGTAGLPELNAAIDGVAYDGPRGTVRFRGPQADQHVHLAVADGYDFDVITRLRPGR, translated from the coding sequence ATGGCAGGCATCGCCTCGCGAACCCGCGCCGACTGGCGCGTCGCCCTGGTGGTCCCCCTCCAGGGTCCGGCCGGTCTGTTCGGGCCGTCCTGCGAGGCGATCGCCGAGTTGGCCGCGCGCGAGCTCAACGCCGAGGGCGGCCTGCTCGGCCGCGAGGTCTCGGTCGAGGTGGTGGACGGCGGCGACGCGCCCGAGCGGGTGGCGGCGCGAATGCGCGACCTGGTGGCCGAGGGCCGGGTGGACGCGGTCAGCGGGTGGCACATCTCGTCGGTGCGCAACGCGATCGCGCCGGTCGTCGCCGGGCGCGTGCCCTACATCTACACCTCGCTGTACGAGGGTGGCGAACGCCGGCCGGGCATCTTCTGCTGCGGCGAGACGCCCCGCCTGCAACTGGCTCCGGCGCTGGAGTGGTTGCGGGACAACGCGGGCGTGCGGGACTGGTTCGTGGTCGGCGACGACTACGTGTGGCCGCACACATCGGCCGCGGCGGTCCGCCGGTACGCGCACGAGCTGGATCTGCGCATCGCCGGCGAGGCGTTCGTGCGACTGGGCACCGCCGACATGAGCCGGGTGATCGGGCAGGTCGAGCGGTCCTCGTGCGACGGCGTGCTGATGCTGCTGGTGGGCCAGGACGCGGTCGAGTTCAACCGGCGGTTCGCCGCGCGCGGCCTGCACGAGCGGCTGGTCCGGTTCAGCCCGCTGATGGAGGAGAACATGCTGCTGGCCAGCGGGTGCGACGCGACGCGCAACCTGTTCGTGTCGGCGGCGTACTTCCGGTCGATGGTCAACGCCGACGCGATGGACCTGCTGGGCCGCTACGTCGGCCTGCACGGGCCGGCCGCGCCGGCGCTGAACAACGCGGCGGAGTCCTGCTACGAGGGCCTGCGCACGATGGCGAGCCTGGTGCGGCGGGCGGGCACGGCGGGCCTGCCCGAGTTGAACGCCGCGATCGACGGCGTGGCCTACGACGGTCCACGCGGGACGGTCCGGTTCCGCGGGCCGCAGGCCGACCAGCACGTGCACCTGGCCGTCGCGGACGGCTACGACTTCGACGTGATCACCCGGCTCCGCCCCGGGCGCTGA
- a CDS encoding MarR family winged helix-turn-helix transcriptional regulator, with product MGEPLTRALTRAVRTVTGHVEQVLRPEGLTLDQWLVLAALAEEPNLTMTELTARTPASGPTVTRVVDKLVSTAAVYREVDPEDRRRVRVYLSPRGRAQHKRLAVKVAEVERELLGQSDATVLELLHRLADS from the coding sequence GTGGGCGAGCCGCTGACCAGAGCGCTCACCAGGGCGGTCCGCACGGTGACCGGCCACGTCGAGCAGGTGCTGCGCCCCGAGGGGCTCACCCTCGACCAGTGGCTGGTGCTCGCGGCCCTGGCCGAGGAGCCCAACCTGACCATGACGGAGCTGACCGCCCGCACCCCGGCCAGCGGCCCCACCGTGACCAGGGTGGTGGACAAGCTGGTCAGCACGGCGGCGGTGTACCGCGAGGTCGACCCCGAGGACCGCCGGCGGGTGCGCGTCTACCTGAGCCCGCGCGGCCGGGCCCAGCACAAGCGGCTGGCGGTGAAGGTGGCGGAGGTCGAGCGCGAGCTGCTCGGCCAGTCCGACGCCACCGTCCTGGAACTCCTGCACCGCCTCGCCGACAGCTGA
- a CDS encoding dipeptide ABC transporter ATP-binding protein, protein MTAPLLALREVTVEFGGGHRPAVRGVTLSLAAGEVLAVVGESGSGKTVTAMSLLRLLPDTAVLSGSALLAGQDLYRMSPAELRAVRGGRVGVVFQEPMSALNPVFTIGHQLVEAVRAHRPWSRSRARRRAVELLELVGLPDPEQRLRAYPHELSGGQLQRVVIAMAVACEPALLIADEPTTALDVTVQAEIIDLLRDLRDRLDVAILLITHDMGVVAGLADRVAVMKDGEVVEQGDVLDLFARPRHPYTRELLSAVVSLSPLDEAVVSTLPAAVPSAKAALVVDDVTVVYGGRFGRSAVRAVDRVSLHVEPGEVLGLVGESGSGKSTLASVVTGLRSPTSGRVVVAGRDLSTVRRAERRAARGRVGVVFQDPTSSLNPRATIARTIAEPLLLHPRDVDADRRVDELLELVQLDVSLRSRYPHELSGGQRQRVGIARALVLDPALLIADEPTSALDVSVQARVLDLFRSLQERLGFACLFISHDLAVVERLADRVAVLRDGEIVEQGPAADVLTRPRHPYTARLIAAAPVADPVVQRERHTRWRELTG, encoded by the coding sequence GTGACCGCACCGCTGCTGGCTCTGCGCGAGGTCACGGTGGAGTTCGGCGGCGGGCACCGGCCGGCGGTCAGGGGCGTCACGCTGTCCCTGGCCGCCGGCGAGGTCCTCGCCGTGGTGGGCGAATCCGGGTCCGGCAAGACCGTGACGGCCATGTCGCTGCTGCGGCTGCTGCCCGACACCGCCGTGCTGTCCGGGAGCGCCCTGCTGGCCGGGCAGGACCTCTACCGGATGAGCCCCGCCGAGCTGCGGGCCGTGCGCGGCGGCCGGGTCGGCGTGGTGTTCCAGGAACCCATGAGCGCGCTTAACCCCGTGTTCACCATCGGCCACCAGCTCGTGGAGGCGGTCCGGGCGCACCGGCCGTGGAGCCGGTCGCGCGCCCGGCGGCGTGCGGTGGAGCTGCTGGAACTGGTCGGCCTGCCCGATCCGGAGCAGCGGCTGCGCGCGTACCCGCACGAGCTGTCCGGTGGGCAGCTGCAGCGCGTGGTCATCGCGATGGCCGTGGCGTGCGAGCCCGCGCTGCTGATCGCCGACGAGCCGACCACCGCGCTGGACGTCACCGTGCAGGCGGAGATCATCGACCTGCTGCGCGACCTGCGCGACCGGTTGGACGTGGCCATCCTGCTGATCACGCACGACATGGGCGTGGTCGCCGGGCTGGCCGACCGGGTGGCGGTGATGAAGGACGGCGAGGTGGTCGAGCAGGGCGACGTGCTCGACCTGTTCGCCCGGCCGCGCCACCCGTACACGCGGGAGCTGCTCTCCGCCGTGGTGTCGCTGTCGCCGCTGGACGAGGCCGTGGTGTCGACGCTGCCGGCGGCCGTGCCGTCGGCGAAGGCGGCGCTGGTGGTGGACGACGTGACGGTGGTCTACGGCGGGCGGTTCGGGCGGTCCGCCGTGCGCGCGGTGGACCGGGTGAGCCTGCACGTCGAGCCCGGCGAGGTGCTCGGGCTGGTCGGCGAGTCCGGGTCCGGCAAGAGCACGCTGGCGTCGGTGGTCACCGGGCTGCGCTCGCCGACGTCCGGGCGGGTCGTGGTCGCGGGGCGGGACCTGTCGACGGTGCGGCGGGCCGAGCGCCGGGCCGCGCGGGGGCGGGTCGGCGTGGTGTTCCAGGACCCGACCTCGTCGCTCAACCCCCGGGCCACGATCGCCCGCACCATCGCCGAGCCGCTGCTGCTGCACCCCCGGGACGTGGACGCCGACCGGCGGGTGGACGAGCTGCTGGAACTGGTGCAGCTGGACGTGTCGCTGCGGTCGCGGTACCCGCACGAGCTGTCCGGCGGGCAGCGGCAGCGGGTGGGGATCGCCCGCGCGCTGGTGCTGGACCCGGCGCTGCTGATCGCCGACGAGCCGACCAGCGCGCTGGACGTGTCGGTGCAGGCGCGGGTGCTGGACCTGTTCCGGTCGTTGCAGGAGCGGTTGGGGTTCGCGTGCCTGTTCATCAGCCACGACCTGGCGGTGGTCGAGCGGCTGGCCGACCGGGTGGCCGTGCTGCGCGACGGCGAGATCGTGGAGCAGGGCCCGGCGGCCGACGTGCTGACCCGACCCCGACACCCCTACACGGCCCGCCTGATCGCCGCCGCACCGGTCGCCGACCCGGTGGTGCAGCGAGAGCGCCACACCCGGTGGCGGGAGCTCACCGGCTAG
- a CDS encoding ABC transporter substrate-binding protein has protein sequence MTRSRLAVAAALAGALAVTACGANEQPQGAGQAAATRGGTLRVLSEGQTVNFDPAKSASLAVTSLALVHRRLTAWHNKPGEQAKVVPDLADVGKTEDGGKTWTFTLQEGLKFSDGTPITSADVKWGVERSFAPSVSGGLGYHKQLIDGGADYRGPFEGAELKGVETPDARTIRFRLVRPYGDWPWVVSTPAFAPVPKGKGAEPDYAEHPVASGPYQLAKYQKGVEAKLTRNPHWDEKTDQVRAGLPDEVVFQLGQDASVVSQRLTADSGDDKSAFGSSFVSAAQLAQLSGNASAKQRVVTSKSGALAYLALNTEKAPLDNPKVREAFQYAVDKTSFQIASAGNAQLAGDVATTLITEGIPGRERFDLFPAPPAGDPEKAKKLLAEAGFPNGLQNLDFLVAKTNNAPEKAQALQASLARAGIQTTIRTLDGDAYTEETSVAPTAKFDLTLASWQPDFPSANANIQPLFASSEIGGGGYNLSRYRNPEVDKLIDAAQATVDPAEAGTKWAAIDKLVLQDSPIVPLIYTRNSFLRGSKVTNLFIADFPAYPNYLQVGLTS, from the coding sequence ATGACCAGAAGTCGCTTGGCCGTGGCAGCCGCGTTGGCGGGGGCCCTGGCCGTGACCGCCTGCGGCGCCAACGAGCAGCCGCAGGGAGCCGGGCAGGCGGCCGCGACCCGCGGCGGCACCCTGCGCGTCCTGTCCGAGGGGCAGACGGTCAACTTCGACCCGGCCAAGAGCGCGAGCCTCGCGGTCACCTCGCTGGCCCTGGTGCACCGCAGGCTGACCGCGTGGCACAACAAGCCGGGCGAGCAGGCCAAGGTCGTGCCCGACCTGGCCGACGTCGGCAAGACCGAGGACGGCGGCAAGACCTGGACGTTCACCCTCCAGGAGGGCCTGAAGTTCAGCGACGGCACGCCGATCACCTCCGCCGACGTCAAGTGGGGCGTCGAGCGGTCCTTCGCCCCCTCGGTCTCCGGCGGTCTGGGCTACCACAAGCAGCTGATCGACGGCGGCGCGGACTACCGCGGGCCGTTCGAGGGTGCCGAGCTCAAGGGCGTGGAGACCCCGGACGCCAGGACCATCCGGTTCCGCCTGGTCCGGCCCTACGGCGACTGGCCGTGGGTGGTCAGCACGCCCGCGTTCGCCCCGGTGCCCAAGGGCAAGGGCGCGGAGCCGGACTACGCCGAGCACCCCGTCGCGTCCGGCCCGTACCAGCTCGCCAAGTACCAGAAGGGCGTCGAGGCGAAGCTGACCCGCAACCCGCACTGGGACGAGAAGACCGACCAGGTGCGCGCGGGCCTGCCCGACGAGGTGGTCTTCCAGCTCGGCCAGGACGCGTCGGTGGTCTCCCAGCGGCTCACCGCCGACTCCGGCGACGACAAGTCCGCGTTCGGCTCGTCGTTCGTGTCCGCCGCGCAGCTCGCCCAGCTGTCCGGCAACGCCTCGGCCAAGCAGCGCGTCGTCACGTCGAAGTCCGGCGCGCTGGCCTACCTGGCGCTCAACACCGAGAAGGCCCCGCTGGACAACCCGAAGGTGCGCGAGGCGTTCCAGTACGCGGTCGACAAGACCTCGTTCCAGATCGCGTCCGCGGGCAACGCCCAGCTCGCCGGTGACGTCGCCACCACGCTGATCACCGAGGGCATCCCCGGCCGGGAGAGGTTCGACCTGTTCCCGGCACCGCCCGCGGGCGACCCGGAGAAGGCGAAGAAGCTGCTGGCCGAGGCCGGGTTCCCGAACGGCCTGCAAAACCTCGACTTCCTGGTCGCCAAGACCAACAACGCCCCGGAGAAGGCGCAGGCGCTCCAGGCGTCACTGGCCCGCGCCGGCATCCAGACCACCATCCGCACCCTCGACGGCGACGCCTACACCGAGGAGACCAGCGTCGCCCCGACCGCGAAGTTCGACCTGACGCTGGCGTCCTGGCAGCCCGACTTCCCCAGCGCCAACGCCAACATCCAGCCGCTGTTCGCGTCCTCGGAGATCGGCGGCGGCGGGTACAACCTGTCCCGCTACCGCAACCCCGAGGTGGACAAGCTGATCGACGCCGCCCAGGCGACCGTCGACCCGGCCGAAGCCGGCACGAAGTGGGCCGCCATCGACAAGTTGGTGCTCCAGGACTCGCCGATCGTGCCGCTGATCTACACCCGCAACTCGTTCCTGCGCGGGTCGAAGGTCACCAACCTGTTCATCGCGGACTTCCCGGCCTACCCGAACTACCTCCAGGTCGGTCTGACCTCGTGA
- a CDS encoding ABC transporter permease, with protein MGTAKFVGSRLAGAVLVLFLVALSTYAVFYLVPADPALQACGRPCTDQNLALAREFMGYGDPWWRQFLDFAGGLFTGRTFGSGPTAIRCDAPCFGYSFAQNTEVLTLIGERLPVTVSLAVGAALLWLVTGVGAGVVAALRRGTAWDRIALASSVAGVSAPVYLVGLLGILLFGFTLDVVPVGGYVPFTTSPVDWAWRLALPWAVLAFSHAAVYTRLTRAQMLDTLGEDYIRTARAKGLTETKVVGKHALRNVLLPIVTVFGVDLGTLLGGAVITERVFGLPGLGGLLIDAVGQRDLPVLLGCTLFAAFLIVAANVVVDLCYGALDPRARLT; from the coding sequence ATGGGTACCGCGAAGTTCGTCGGGTCCCGGCTGGCCGGGGCGGTGCTGGTGCTGTTCCTGGTGGCGCTGAGCACGTACGCGGTGTTCTACCTGGTGCCGGCCGACCCGGCGCTGCAAGCCTGCGGCCGGCCGTGCACCGACCAGAACCTGGCGCTGGCCCGCGAGTTCATGGGCTACGGCGACCCGTGGTGGCGGCAGTTCCTGGACTTCGCGGGCGGCCTGTTCACCGGCCGCACGTTCGGCTCCGGGCCCACCGCGATCCGCTGCGACGCGCCCTGCTTCGGCTACTCGTTCGCGCAGAACACCGAGGTGCTCACGCTGATCGGCGAGCGCCTCCCGGTGACCGTCTCGCTGGCGGTCGGCGCGGCGCTGCTGTGGCTGGTCACCGGGGTCGGCGCGGGCGTGGTGGCCGCGCTGCGCCGGGGCACCGCGTGGGACCGGATCGCGCTGGCGTCGTCGGTGGCGGGCGTGTCCGCGCCGGTCTACCTGGTGGGGCTGCTGGGCATCCTGCTGTTCGGGTTCACCCTCGACGTGGTGCCGGTGGGCGGGTACGTGCCGTTCACCACCAGCCCCGTCGACTGGGCGTGGCGGCTGGCCCTGCCCTGGGCGGTGCTCGCGTTCTCGCACGCCGCCGTCTACACCCGGCTGACCCGCGCGCAGATGCTGGACACGCTCGGCGAGGACTACATCCGCACCGCGCGGGCCAAGGGCCTGACCGAGACCAAGGTGGTCGGCAAGCACGCGCTGCGCAACGTCCTGCTGCCGATCGTCACCGTGTTCGGCGTCGACCTCGGCACGCTGCTGGGCGGCGCGGTGATCACCGAGCGGGTGTTCGGCCTGCCGGGCCTGGGCGGGCTGCTGATCGACGCGGTCGGCCAGCGGGACCTGCCGGTGCTGCTGGGCTGCACGCTGTTCGCCGCCTTCCTCATCGTCGCGGCCAACGTCGTGGTCGACCTCTGCTACGGCGCGCTCGACCCCCGGGCCCGCCTGACCTGA
- a CDS encoding ABC transporter permease: MLRRDRWALAGAVTIALLALLAVGADLWTAIEGQDPYTYRTEALDPATGAPAGPLGGVGADHWFGVEPLTGRDLFAIVAHGARTSFLIGLAATALSVLIGVLLGATAGYLGGALDRVVTWSADVILGFPYLVFMIALAAVVPGEVPRPLLLVLVIGFFGWPSIARIVRAQTLTLRTRGFVSAARSLGAGPAHVFRHELLPNLWGPIIVVSTLSIPGKIGLEAALSFLGLGIPPPTPSWGRAISAAIDWVATDPMFLVFPGAALFLATWSFNVLGDGLRDALDPRTAVLR, encoded by the coding sequence ATGCTGCGCCGGGACCGCTGGGCGCTGGCCGGCGCGGTCACCATCGCGCTGCTGGCGCTGCTCGCCGTCGGCGCGGACCTCTGGACCGCGATCGAGGGCCAGGACCCCTACACCTACCGCACCGAGGCGCTGGACCCGGCGACCGGCGCGCCCGCCGGGCCGCTGGGCGGGGTCGGCGCCGACCACTGGTTCGGCGTCGAGCCGCTGACCGGCCGCGACCTGTTCGCGATCGTCGCGCACGGCGCGCGCACGTCGTTCCTGATCGGCCTGGCCGCCACCGCGCTGTCGGTGCTGATCGGCGTGCTGCTCGGCGCGACGGCCGGCTACCTCGGCGGCGCGCTGGACCGGGTGGTCACCTGGAGCGCGGACGTCATCCTCGGCTTCCCCTACCTGGTCTTCATGATCGCGCTGGCCGCGGTGGTGCCCGGCGAGGTGCCGCGCCCGCTGCTGCTGGTGCTGGTCATCGGGTTCTTCGGCTGGCCGTCGATCGCCCGGATCGTGCGGGCCCAGACGCTCACCCTGCGCACCCGCGGCTTCGTCTCGGCCGCGCGGTCGCTCGGCGCCGGACCGGCGCACGTGTTCCGGCACGAGCTGCTGCCCAACCTGTGGGGTCCGATCATCGTGGTGTCCACGCTGTCCATCCCCGGCAAGATCGGGCTGGAGGCGGCGCTGTCGTTCCTCGGGCTCGGCATCCCGCCGCCCACCCCGAGCTGGGGGCGCGCGATCAGCGCCGCCATCGACTGGGTGGCCACCGACCCGATGTTCCTGGTGTTCCCCGGCGCGGCCCTGTTCCTGGCCACCTGGTCGTTCAACGTGCTCGGCGACGGCCTGCGCGACGCCCTCGACCCGCGGACGGCGGTGCTGCGCTGA
- a CDS encoding MOSC domain-containing protein — MSTVSTVVGRVAALHRYPVKSMAGEPLDHADVAWHGLAEDRRWGFVREGQTRNGFPWLTLRQRPELVRYRPRLAEGTVVVRTPSGHEHDVADPALAAELGGRPMKLDRGAFDSAPVSLITARSVAAVGATDERRFRPNVLVDAEGEFPEAAWVGAALAIGQAVLRVDREDRRCGVVSVDPDTGRRDPAVLRAVATLHDMTLGVYASVVKPGRISVGDRVVLVADRARAFAQLW; from the coding sequence GTGTCCACTGTGTCCACTGTGGTCGGTCGGGTCGCCGCACTGCACCGGTACCCGGTCAAGTCGATGGCGGGCGAGCCGCTGGACCACGCCGACGTGGCGTGGCACGGGCTCGCGGAGGACCGGCGCTGGGGGTTCGTGCGGGAAGGCCAGACGCGCAACGGCTTCCCGTGGCTCACCCTGCGGCAACGCCCCGAACTCGTGCGCTACCGACCGAGACTGGCCGAAGGCACTGTGGTCGTGCGCACACCGTCGGGGCACGAGCACGACGTCGCGGACCCGGCGTTGGCCGCCGAACTCGGCGGCCGGCCGATGAAGCTGGACCGGGGCGCGTTCGACTCCGCGCCGGTGTCGTTGATCACGGCGCGGAGCGTGGCGGCGGTCGGCGCGACCGACGAACGCCGGTTCCGGCCCAACGTGCTGGTCGACGCCGAGGGCGAGTTCCCCGAAGCCGCGTGGGTCGGCGCGGCGCTGGCGATCGGGCAGGCCGTGCTGCGGGTGGACCGCGAGGACCGGCGCTGCGGCGTGGTGTCGGTCGACCCGGACACCGGGCGGCGCGATCCGGCCGTGCTGCGGGCCGTCGCGACCCTGCACGACATGACGCTGGGCGTGTACGCGTCGGTCGTGAAGCCGGGGCGGATCTCGGTGGGCGACCGGGTCGTCCTGGTCGCGGACCGCGCGCGGGCCTTCGCCCAGCTGTGGTGA
- a CDS encoding PPOX class F420-dependent oxidoreductase, translating to MTSSFDPRALLAESRLGVLATIKADGRPQLSPVTPFYDRSAEVILVSTREGLAKAVNLRRDPRTALEVTSANGRAWATAEGTARLSGPGTDPHGPEVEALVDYYRAAAGEHPDWDEYRSVMVSDRRVLITIAVEHVYGAKLD from the coding sequence ATGACTTCGTCGTTCGACCCCCGCGCACTGCTCGCCGAGAGCCGGCTCGGCGTCCTGGCCACGATCAAGGCCGACGGCCGCCCGCAGCTCTCCCCCGTCACGCCGTTCTACGACCGGTCGGCGGAGGTGATCCTGGTGTCCACCCGCGAGGGCCTGGCCAAGGCGGTGAACCTGCGCCGCGACCCGCGCACGGCACTGGAGGTCACCAGCGCGAACGGCCGGGCCTGGGCCACCGCCGAGGGCACCGCCAGGCTGAGCGGTCCCGGCACCGACCCGCACGGCCCCGAGGTCGAAGCCCTGGTGGACTACTACCGCGCCGCCGCCGGCGAGCACCCGGACTGGGACGAGTACCGCTCGGTGATGGTCTCCGACCGCCGGGTGCTGATCACGATCGCGGTCGAGCACGTGTACGGGGCGAAGCTCGACTGA
- a CDS encoding DHA2 family efflux MFS transporter permease subunit produces the protein MNARQANPWAALGALCLGFFMILLDTTIVSIAVPDMLRELDTGLNSVVWVISVYLLTYAVPMLFTSRLGDRFGPKRIFLAGLVVFTASSLWCGLSGDVSMLIAARAVQGLGAALMTPQTLAFITHLFPPAKRGAAMGMWGGVAGLATITGPLLGGVLVDHLGWEWIFFVNVPIGVVAIVLTLLLVPDWQPRHSHSFDVPGIVLSAAGLFCVVFGVQNGEHYDWGTVAGGITVFEIIGAGVVLLVAFVLWQRYNKSEPLMPLAVFGNRNFSAGTLTAATVGFTMTGMFLPLIIYIQTVLGLSPTMAGALTAPMSLLSGVVAPFVGRASDRVDGRYLVMGGLALLALGMGTIALQARPDSNPWTFIPALLVCGVGIGCIFSPMSNLTMNGVEPKLAGTASGIFNTSRQVGGVLGSAAIGVLLQARISTSVTDEATAAAAQLPEQYRAPFVEAIANTAAGAGEFGSGSGQAAIPGLPPEVAELAGRLASGAVQAGLTDAARTTLILPIAVLLLGIVSAAMLRRVTPRPEVTART, from the coding sequence ATGAACGCAAGACAAGCTAACCCGTGGGCCGCGCTCGGAGCGCTCTGCCTGGGCTTCTTCATGATCCTGCTGGACACCACGATCGTGTCCATCGCGGTGCCCGACATGCTGCGCGAACTCGACACCGGGCTCAACTCGGTGGTCTGGGTGATCAGCGTCTACCTGCTGACCTACGCCGTGCCGATGCTGTTCACCAGCCGGCTGGGCGACCGGTTCGGCCCCAAGCGGATCTTCCTCGCCGGCCTGGTCGTGTTCACCGCCTCGTCGCTGTGGTGCGGCCTGTCCGGCGACGTCTCGATGCTCATCGCCGCCCGCGCGGTGCAGGGCCTGGGCGCGGCGCTGATGACGCCGCAGACGCTGGCGTTCATCACCCACCTGTTCCCGCCCGCCAAGCGCGGCGCGGCGATGGGCATGTGGGGCGGCGTCGCCGGCCTGGCCACGATCACCGGTCCGCTGCTCGGCGGCGTGCTGGTGGACCACCTGGGCTGGGAGTGGATCTTCTTCGTCAACGTGCCCATCGGCGTGGTCGCGATCGTGCTGACCCTGCTGCTGGTGCCCGACTGGCAGCCGCGCCACTCGCACTCGTTCGACGTGCCGGGCATCGTGCTGTCGGCGGCGGGCCTGTTCTGCGTGGTGTTCGGCGTGCAGAACGGCGAGCACTACGACTGGGGCACGGTCGCCGGCGGGATCACCGTCTTCGAGATCATCGGCGCGGGCGTGGTGCTGCTGGTGGCGTTCGTCCTGTGGCAGCGCTACAACAAGAGCGAACCGCTGATGCCGCTGGCCGTGTTCGGCAACCGGAACTTCTCGGCCGGCACGCTGACCGCCGCCACGGTCGGCTTCACGATGACCGGCATGTTCCTGCCGCTGATCATCTACATCCAGACCGTGCTGGGCCTCAGCCCCACCATGGCCGGCGCGCTGACCGCGCCGATGTCGCTGCTCTCCGGCGTGGTCGCGCCGTTCGTCGGGCGGGCGTCGGACCGGGTGGACGGCCGGTACCTGGTGATGGGCGGCCTGGCGCTGCTCGCGCTGGGCATGGGGACCATCGCGTTGCAGGCCCGGCCGGACAGCAACCCGTGGACGTTCATCCCGGCGCTGCTGGTGTGCGGCGTGGGCATCGGCTGCATCTTCTCGCCGATGAGCAACCTGACGATGAACGGCGTGGAGCCGAAGCTGGCGGGCACGGCGTCCGGCATCTTCAACACCTCGCGGCAGGTCGGCGGCGTGCTGGGCAGCGCGGCGATCGGCGTGCTGCTCCAGGCGCGGATCAGCACGTCGGTCACGGACGAGGCGACCGCGGCGGCGGCGCAGTTGCCCGAGCAGTACCGGGCGCCGTTCGTCGAGGCGATCGCGAACACGGCGGCGGGCGCGGGCGAGTTCGGCTCCGGCAGCGGGCAGGCCGCGATCCCCGGCCTGCCGCCGGAGGTGGCGGAGCTGGCCGGGCGGCTCGCGTCGGGCGCGGTGCAGGCCGGGCTGACCGACGCCGCGCGCACCACCCTGATCCTGCCCATCGCGGTGCTGCTGCTGGGCATCGTGTCGGCGGCGATGCTGCGCCGGGTGACGCCCCGGCCGGAGGTCACGGCCCGGACCTGA
- a CDS encoding PadR family transcriptional regulator: protein MAAAKLTPLGIAVLELLHERPMHPYEMAQLMRERYVDTRVKVRAGSLYHTVERLQDNGYVEVVDTRRDGRRPERTVYAMTEAGRDAFEQRGRELLGDVVQEYPLYLSGLAVVDELGRDIALLELEHRVLRLRAMIASDQTVLAGLEQDGTPQVYWLDWRYATAQRAFELAWTEQLIDDLRTGRIPFQECTPTLSLIVKENNERKTS from the coding sequence ATGGCGGCGGCCAAGTTGACGCCACTGGGGATCGCGGTGCTGGAGCTGCTGCACGAGCGGCCGATGCACCCGTACGAGATGGCGCAGCTGATGCGCGAGCGGTACGTCGACACGCGTGTCAAGGTGCGGGCCGGATCGCTCTACCACACCGTGGAACGGCTCCAGGACAACGGTTACGTCGAGGTGGTCGACACCCGGCGGGACGGTCGGCGGCCGGAGCGCACGGTGTACGCGATGACCGAGGCCGGCCGCGACGCGTTCGAGCAGCGCGGCCGTGAACTGCTCGGCGACGTCGTGCAGGAGTACCCGCTCTACCTCAGCGGCCTGGCCGTCGTGGACGAGCTCGGCCGGGACATCGCGCTGCTCGAACTGGAGCACCGGGTGTTGCGGCTGCGCGCGATGATCGCCTCCGACCAGACCGTCCTGGCCGGACTGGAGCAGGACGGCACGCCCCAGGTCTACTGGCTGGACTGGCGGTACGCCACCGCGCAGCGCGCGTTCGAACTCGCGTGGACCGAGCAGCTCATCGACGACCTGCGCACCGGCCGCATCCCGTTCCAGGAGTGCACGCCCACGCTCAGCCTCATCGTCAAGGAAAACAATGAACGCAAGACAAGCTAA